A stretch of Gymnodinialimonas phycosphaerae DNA encodes these proteins:
- a CDS encoding DUF3576 domain-containing protein — translation MLKRCANFLGLALMIGALAACNGFANNREAANAALEEQGLLLASDRETIWDLFGNTDDPSVTVEVNRYLWRASLEILDFMPLEVADPFTGILVFGYATPPGGNRAYRATVYVSDPALEARSLRVALHGRGGSAVSRETARQVEDAILTRARQLRVADGNL, via the coding sequence ATGTTGAAACGATGTGCAAACTTTCTGGGCCTTGCCTTGATGATCGGGGCGCTGGCCGCCTGTAACGGTTTTGCCAACAACCGCGAGGCTGCCAACGCGGCGCTTGAGGAGCAAGGTTTGCTTCTGGCTTCCGACCGCGAAACGATCTGGGATCTGTTCGGCAACACGGATGACCCTTCGGTCACGGTCGAGGTCAATCGCTATCTCTGGCGCGCCTCGCTGGAGATCCTCGACTTCATGCCGCTGGAAGTGGCGGACCCGTTCACCGGCATTCTGGTGTTCGGCTATGCGACGCCTCCGGGGGGCAATCGCGCCTACCGCGCGACCGTCTACGTCAGCGACCCCGCGCTGGAGGCCCGCAGCCTGCGCGTCGCCCTGCACGGGCGCGGCGGCAGTGCCGTCAGCCGCGAGACCGCGCGCCAGGTGGAAGACGCCATCCTGACCCGCGCGCGGCAGCTACGGGTTGCCGACGGCAATCTCTAG
- a CDS encoding porin, whose protein sequence is MKKVLFASTALVATAGIAAADVAISGYAEMGVRGGSGTTITQFMQDIDVRFTLSGETDGGITFGAGVDLDENAGGSNTDDAGVAVFVSGDFGTLTLGDTDGGFDAGMQEVNIGSGGSIADNETGHAGYSGNSGLDGVYDGQILSYRYSVSGFTITGSIEMDDDANSGAAGPFGQAALTTADGLTGDAIYGIGASYAGTFGGGSYTIGAGYQTTADYDAATAGAQDLTIMGVSATVALDSGLSAGINYSQISTFVVNGDGTHTAFGASYAFDAITLHANYGQFDWDAGAAVADTNGFGLAAAYDLGGGLNAHLGYGSSEVTAVNASTATLGTSSTWSLGLSMSF, encoded by the coding sequence ATGAAAAAGGTTCTCTTCGCATCCACGGCGCTCGTAGCGACCGCTGGTATTGCAGCGGCAGACGTCGCGATCAGCGGCTATGCAGAAATGGGTGTCCGTGGCGGCTCCGGCACGACCATCACACAATTCATGCAGGACATCGACGTTCGCTTCACCCTCTCCGGTGAAACCGACGGCGGCATCACCTTCGGCGCAGGCGTTGACCTGGACGAAAACGCTGGTGGCTCCAACACTGACGACGCAGGCGTTGCAGTCTTCGTCTCCGGCGACTTCGGTACGCTGACGCTGGGTGACACCGACGGCGGCTTCGACGCTGGCATGCAGGAAGTCAACATCGGTTCCGGTGGTTCCATCGCGGACAACGAGACCGGGCACGCTGGTTACTCCGGCAACTCCGGCCTCGACGGCGTGTATGATGGGCAGATCCTGTCCTACCGTTACTCCGTCTCCGGCTTCACGATCACCGGCTCCATCGAGATGGATGACGATGCAAACAGCGGCGCAGCTGGTCCTTTCGGTCAGGCAGCTCTGACCACTGCTGACGGCCTCACCGGCGACGCCATCTACGGCATCGGTGCATCCTACGCCGGTACTTTCGGCGGCGGTTCCTACACCATCGGTGCTGGTTACCAGACCACTGCTGACTACGACGCCGCAACTGCTGGCGCCCAGGACCTCACCATCATGGGTGTGTCTGCAACGGTTGCTCTGGACTCCGGTCTCTCCGCAGGCATCAACTACTCCCAGATCTCGACGTTTGTTGTGAACGGCGACGGCACGCACACCGCTTTCGGTGCTTCCTACGCATTCGACGCCATCACCCTGCACGCCAACTACGGTCAGTTTGACTGGGATGCGGGCGCAGCAGTTGCCGACACCAACGGTTTCGGTCTGGCAGCAGCCTACGACCTGGGTGGCGGTCTGAACGCACACCTGGGCTACGGCTCCAGCGAAGTCACCGCTGTGAACGCTTCGACAGCAACTCTCGGGACCTCGTCGACCTGGTCCTTGGGTCTGTCCATGTCCTTCTAA
- a CDS encoding YggS family pyridoxal phosphate-dependent enzyme — protein sequence MALSDITSRISAAAQAHGRDASDITLIAVSKVQLPERVEAVLSEGHRIFGENRVQEAQGRWPAFQEQFDGIDLHLIGPLQTNKARQAVEMFSTIHTVDRPKLAKRLADLAQERGSCPDLFIQVNTGEEPQKAGCLPSEADAFIAQARAMDLPLLGLMCIPPVEDEPSLHFALLAKIAARNGLKGLSMGMSSDFETAIAQGATHIRVGSAIFGERVAP from the coding sequence ATGGCTTTGTCTGACATCACCTCCCGTATCTCCGCTGCTGCGCAGGCCCATGGCCGCGATGCCAGCGACATCACCCTGATTGCTGTTTCCAAAGTGCAGCTGCCCGAACGCGTGGAGGCCGTCCTGTCCGAGGGCCACCGCATCTTCGGCGAGAATCGCGTGCAGGAGGCCCAGGGCCGCTGGCCTGCCTTTCAGGAACAATTCGACGGCATCGACCTGCATCTGATCGGCCCCTTGCAAACCAACAAGGCCCGCCAAGCGGTGGAGATGTTCTCAACGATCCACACCGTGGATCGCCCCAAGCTTGCCAAACGCCTTGCCGATCTGGCGCAGGAGCGGGGCAGTTGCCCCGACCTGTTCATTCAGGTGAACACCGGCGAAGAGCCGCAGAAGGCAGGCTGCCTCCCGTCCGAGGCCGACGCCTTCATCGCGCAGGCGCGTGCGATGGATCTGCCGCTGCTGGGGCTCATGTGCATTCCGCCAGTGGAAGACGAGCCGTCGCTGCATTTCGCGCTGCTGGCCAAGATCGCCGCGCGCAATGGGCTGAAGGGTCTGTCGATGGGCATGTCCTCCGATTTCGAGACGGCCATCGCCCAGGGCGCCACCCACATCCGCGTCGGCTCGGCCATCTTCGGGGAACGGGTCGCTCCGTAG
- a CDS encoding L,D-transpeptidase family protein — translation MSPEDIVLTPSGLRFWGARLPFTVGRGGVVHDKREGDGATPVGVHRIVGCLYRADRGPKPCDWAVPIGPHDLWSDDARLDDYNLMVRRPYDGSAERLARGDPLYDIVLITDWNWPDAQPGKGSAIFIHQWRGPGRSTEGCVGVSPRHLRWIVPRIGTGTRLIVPSTLA, via the coding sequence ATGTCCCCTGAAGATATCGTTCTGACCCCTTCCGGCCTGCGCTTCTGGGGCGCGCGGCTGCCCTTCACCGTGGGGCGCGGCGGCGTGGTCCACGACAAGCGTGAAGGCGACGGCGCGACCCCCGTGGGCGTGCATCGTATCGTCGGGTGCCTCTACCGCGCCGACCGCGGCCCGAAGCCCTGCGACTGGGCGGTGCCAATCGGCCCCCATGACCTCTGGTCTGATGACGCGCGTTTGGACGACTACAACCTGATGGTGCGCCGCCCCTACGATGGCTCTGCCGAGCGGTTGGCGAGGGGTGACCCGCTGTATGACATCGTACTGATCACCGACTGGAACTGGCCCGATGCGCAGCCCGGAAAGGGCTCTGCCATCTTTATCCATCAATGGCGCGGACCGGGCCGGTCGACCGAGGGCTGCGTCGGCGTCAGCCCAAGGCACTTGCGCTGGATTGTCCCCCGCATCGGCACCGGAACCCGCCTGATCGTGCCAAGCACCCTGGCGTAG
- a CDS encoding DUF1330 domain-containing protein → MPKGYIIATIRAHDMDGMMRFAEASAPVVAEFGGRVLVRDLSPEVREGDRQGMSIVVEFDDVETARRFYDSQGYTDAKAIRQAAADTDLRIVEGL, encoded by the coding sequence ATGCCCAAAGGCTATATCATCGCGACGATACGCGCCCATGACATGGACGGGATGATGCGTTTCGCAGAGGCCTCTGCCCCCGTTGTGGCCGAATTCGGCGGCCGCGTTCTGGTGCGCGATCTCTCGCCCGAGGTGCGCGAGGGCGACCGTCAGGGGATGTCGATTGTCGTTGAATTCGACGACGTAGAGACCGCGCGAAGGTTCTACGACTCCCAAGGTTACACGGATGCCAAGGCGATTCGGCAGGCCGCGGCAGATACAGATCTACGGATCGTGGAAGGTCTCTGA
- the ribA gene encoding GTP cyclohydrolase II, producing the protein MSLLPSISDLVARARSDLRVGLPVVLVQDGMGLVVMASETAGDARLEALRALGPVVAAVTGWRAETLKIRVYDGDIARIAMPADAGARWLAELADPASDLGAPLRGPFKEERGGDATLYRIGLDLAKSAQLLPAIAGVKVTTWPEGLTVLPARQAAQDLAGSAPLSPVAAARLPMALAGAGRLHIFRPDNAEIEHYAVEIGRPDRAKPVLARLHSACFTGDVLGSLKCDCGPQLHTALSEMGKAGEGVLLYLNQEGRGIGLANKMRAYALQDQGFDTVEANHRLGFEDDERDFRIGADLLRRMGFGAVRLMTNNPRKVAMMDAEGIDVVDRVPLIIDANRHNADYLDVKREKSGHLL; encoded by the coding sequence ATGAGCCTTTTGCCATCCATCTCCGACCTCGTGGCCCGCGCCCGCAGTGACCTGCGGGTCGGCCTGCCTGTGGTCTTGGTTCAAGACGGTATGGGCTTGGTGGTTATGGCCAGTGAAACGGCAGGCGACGCCAGGCTGGAGGCCTTGCGCGCGTTAGGTCCCGTGGTTGCCGCCGTCACCGGATGGCGGGCCGAAACCCTGAAGATCCGCGTCTACGATGGCGACATCGCGCGGATCGCGATGCCTGCGGATGCCGGGGCGCGATGGTTGGCTGAACTGGCCGACCCGGCCAGCGATCTGGGCGCCCCGCTGCGCGGCCCGTTCAAGGAAGAGCGCGGCGGCGATGCCACGCTCTATCGCATTGGCCTTGACCTTGCGAAGTCCGCGCAACTTCTCCCCGCGATCGCTGGGGTCAAGGTGACGACCTGGCCCGAAGGGCTTACGGTGCTGCCCGCAAGGCAAGCCGCGCAGGACCTGGCGGGGTCTGCCCCCCTTTCCCCCGTGGCCGCCGCCCGCCTTCCCATGGCGCTGGCTGGCGCGGGCCGATTGCACATCTTCCGCCCCGACAATGCCGAGATCGAGCATTACGCCGTCGAAATAGGCCGTCCCGACCGCGCCAAGCCCGTGCTTGCGCGTTTGCATTCGGCGTGCTTCACCGGCGATGTGCTGGGGTCACTGAAATGCGACTGCGGCCCGCAGCTTCACACCGCCCTGTCCGAGATGGGCAAGGCGGGCGAAGGCGTGTTGCTTTACCTTAACCAGGAGGGGCGCGGGATCGGTCTGGCCAACAAGATGCGCGCCTATGCCCTGCAGGATCAGGGCTTCGACACGGTGGAGGCCAACCACCGCCTTGGGTTCGAGGATGATGAGCGCGATTTCCGCATCGGCGCCGACCTGCTCCGTCGCATGGGGTTCGGCGCGGTGCGACTGATGACCAACAATCCCCGCAAGGTCGCGATGATGGACGCCGAGGGGATCGACGTGGTCGACCGCGTGCCCCTGATTATCGACGCAAATCGGCACAATGCCGACTACCTTGACGTGAAACGTGAAAAATCGGGGCATCTGCTATAG
- a CDS encoding response regulator transcription factor, with amino-acid sequence MANLKKILLVDDEDDLREALSEQLVMTEDFDVYEAANGAQAMERAKEGIYDLVILDVGLPDTDGRELCRLMRKQGVKCPVLMLTGHDSDADTILGLDAGANDYVTKPFRFPVLLARIRAQLRQHEQSEDAVFQLGPYTFKPAMKMLITEDERKIRLTEKETNILKFLYRAQDGVVARDVLLHEVWGYNAGVTTHTLETHIYRLRQKIEPDPSNARLLVTESGGYRLVA; translated from the coding sequence ATGGCAAACCTCAAGAAAATCCTTCTGGTCGATGACGAAGACGACCTGCGCGAAGCGCTGTCCGAGCAGTTGGTCATGACCGAAGACTTCGATGTGTACGAGGCCGCCAATGGTGCCCAGGCGATGGAACGCGCCAAGGAAGGCATCTACGATCTGGTGATCCTCGACGTGGGCCTGCCTGACACCGACGGCCGCGAATTGTGCCGCCTGATGCGCAAACAAGGCGTGAAATGCCCTGTTCTGATGCTCACGGGGCACGACAGCGACGCCGACACGATCCTTGGCCTCGACGCTGGCGCCAATGATTACGTCACCAAGCCCTTCCGTTTCCCGGTGCTTCTGGCCCGCATCCGCGCACAACTGCGCCAGCATGAGCAGAGTGAAGACGCCGTGTTCCAACTGGGGCCGTATACCTTCAAGCCCGCCATGAAGATGCTGATCACCGAGGACGAGCGGAAGATCCGCCTGACCGAGAAAGAGACCAACATCCTCAAGTTCCTCTACCGCGCGCAAGATGGCGTGGTGGCCCGCGATGTGCTGCTTCACGAGGTTTGGGGCTACAATGCAGGTGTCACGACCCACACGCTGGAAACGCACATTTACCGCTTGCGCCAGAAAATCGAACCAGATCCGTCAAATGCCCGCCTCCTTGTGACCGAATCCGGAGGCTACAGATTGGTGGCCTAG
- a CDS encoding MFS transporter → MPALIRENRNFRLLMSGAGLSNLSDGIGVLAFPWMATLITTDPRALAAVAFATRLPWFLWSLPVGVWTDRADRQRMMVRADLARMALAMAVVALIMAGPRDGGHVAWMIGGLAALAFLMGTAEVFRDNAAQTALPSVVPKERLEEANGQIWSVEQVMGQFVGPPLAGFLIAVAVPAPFLFEAMGFALAAFAVWAIAFPARGVLADRMGFWTEMRAGWTWIRKHRVILQLALILGGLNAAHMAGFTVLVLYAQEVLGLGAVGFGMLLTAGAAGGVAGGLLCPWIAARLGSSRSLWVALACMPLPFLGFYFTSTVWVAASLLFLETFVAVLWNVVTVSFRQRAIPDALLGRVNAIYRFFGWGMMPLGALAGGWIMAAAEPSLGREDALRLVFLLCAGLFVALFVYGLARLRLPKAAAK, encoded by the coding sequence ATGCCCGCACTAATCCGCGAAAATCGCAACTTCCGCCTTCTGATGTCCGGCGCGGGCCTTTCGAACCTGTCCGATGGCATTGGCGTCTTGGCCTTTCCCTGGATGGCCACGTTGATCACCACGGATCCGCGCGCTTTGGCAGCTGTCGCCTTCGCCACGCGGCTGCCCTGGTTCTTGTGGTCGCTGCCCGTGGGTGTCTGGACCGACCGCGCAGATCGCCAGCGCATGATGGTCCGTGCGGACCTTGCGAGGATGGCATTGGCCATGGCGGTGGTGGCGTTGATCATGGCCGGTCCCCGCGACGGAGGGCATGTGGCGTGGATGATCGGCGGACTGGCGGCGCTGGCCTTCCTGATGGGCACAGCCGAGGTCTTCCGCGACAACGCCGCGCAAACCGCCCTTCCCAGCGTTGTGCCCAAGGAGCGGCTGGAAGAGGCCAACGGCCAGATCTGGTCGGTCGAGCAGGTCATGGGTCAGTTCGTCGGGCCGCCACTGGCCGGGTTCCTGATTGCCGTCGCAGTGCCTGCGCCTTTCCTGTTCGAGGCCATGGGCTTTGCGCTGGCCGCCTTTGCTGTCTGGGCCATCGCCTTTCCGGCGCGGGGCGTTCTTGCGGACCGCATGGGGTTCTGGACCGAGATGCGCGCGGGGTGGACATGGATTCGCAAACATCGCGTGATCTTGCAACTGGCGCTCATCCTGGGCGGACTTAACGCCGCGCACATGGCAGGGTTCACGGTCCTGGTACTCTATGCGCAGGAAGTGCTGGGACTGGGGGCCGTGGGCTTTGGCATGTTGCTGACGGCGGGCGCGGCCGGAGGCGTGGCGGGCGGGTTGCTTTGCCCCTGGATCGCCGCCCGCCTTGGGTCTTCACGCAGTCTGTGGGTGGCGTTGGCCTGTATGCCGCTACCGTTCCTTGGCTTCTATTTCACCAGCACTGTCTGGGTCGCGGCAAGCCTGTTGTTCCTCGAGACTTTCGTGGCGGTCCTGTGGAATGTCGTCACCGTCTCATTCCGACAGCGGGCCATCCCCGATGCGCTTCTTGGCCGGGTGAACGCCATCTATCGCTTCTTTGGCTGGGGCATGATGCCGCTTGGCGCGTTGGCAGGCGGCTGGATCATGGCTGCGGCAGAGCCATCCTTGGGCCGAGAAGACGCGTTACGGCTGGTCTTCCTGCTGTGCGCCGGCCTGTTTGTCGCATTGTTTGTTTATGGTTTGGCACGGCTGAGGCTTCCGAAGGCGGCGGCGAAATAG
- a CDS encoding alpha/beta fold hydrolase, translating to MGFVLRTLLGLCLLVALCLGGFRLAADLREVEAAADAAPPDGRLVPTALQGIFAIERGPVDGPPVLLIHGSVGWSGSWRHTLDVLAEQGYRAVAIDLPPMGYSDRDPVGDYGRAASAARILAFTQAAGITPHIVAHSFGAGAAVEAVMQDPTAFASLTIINGALPLAPAATQLPALLRPVWLRETLISATVTNPLASRRLLQAFLYRKEAATDDVLEVLAQPSTLDGATEALAIWLPTLLVPPTDLPSADSTAYAALDLPTAIIWGAEDTTTPLSQGENLHALIPNSTLAVLSDVGHIPMIEDPAAFDAALLAALAAFTP from the coding sequence ATGGGCTTTGTCCTCAGAACACTTCTCGGTCTCTGCCTCCTTGTCGCTCTGTGCTTGGGCGGGTTTCGCCTTGCCGCTGACCTGCGTGAAGTCGAGGCGGCCGCCGACGCCGCCCCTCCGGACGGTCGGCTGGTGCCCACGGCGCTACAAGGCATCTTCGCGATCGAACGCGGGCCGGTGGACGGCCCTCCGGTCCTGCTGATCCATGGCTCTGTCGGTTGGTCCGGCAGTTGGCGCCACACATTGGACGTGTTGGCCGAACAGGGCTACCGCGCCGTCGCCATCGACCTGCCGCCGATGGGCTACTCGGACCGTGACCCCGTTGGCGACTATGGCCGCGCAGCGTCCGCCGCCCGTATCCTGGCGTTCACGCAGGCCGCGGGGATTACGCCCCACATCGTCGCCCACTCCTTCGGCGCAGGTGCGGCGGTGGAGGCGGTCATGCAAGACCCCACCGCGTTCGCGTCGCTTACCATCATCAACGGCGCCCTGCCGCTGGCCCCTGCGGCCACACAACTTCCCGCGCTCCTGCGCCCGGTCTGGCTGCGCGAGACCCTAATTTCTGCCACCGTCACCAACCCGTTGGCCTCTCGCCGCCTGCTGCAAGCCTTCCTCTACCGCAAGGAAGCCGCAACGGATGACGTGCTTGAGGTCCTGGCCCAACCCAGCACCCTCGACGGCGCGACCGAGGCGCTCGCCATCTGGCTACCTACCCTGCTGGTGCCGCCCACCGACCTGCCTTCCGCAGACAGTACCGCCTACGCCGCGCTCGATCTTCCGACCGCGATCATCTGGGGGGCCGAGGATACGACGACCCCGCTGTCCCAGGGCGAAAACCTGCACGCCCTTATCCCGAACAGTACGCTTGCCGTGCTGTCGGACGTGGGTCATATCCCGATGATCGAGGACCCCGCCGCCTTCGATGCCGCCCTGCTTGCAGCCCTGGCCGCTTTCACCCCCTGA
- a CDS encoding exodeoxyribonuclease III, whose translation MPFTLATWNINSVRLRQTLVAQLMTEEAPDVLCLQECKSPVDKMPSDVFAALGYTHVVARGQKGYNGVAIYSKIPMVDAGSHEFAGLDHARHIAGRLENGVTIHNFYVPAGGDEPNREKNIKFGQKLDYLTDMRDWAHADKPAKSILVGDLNIAPREDDVWDHKKLLKVVSHTPIEVDHMAEVQDAGAWVDVTRADIPEGKLFSWWSYRSPDWDNADKGRRLDHIWATPDISNAAHSSRIARHVRGWEKPSDHAPVFATFDL comes from the coding sequence ATGCCCTTCACCCTCGCCACCTGGAACATCAACTCTGTCCGCCTGCGGCAGACCCTCGTGGCGCAACTGATGACCGAGGAAGCGCCAGACGTTCTTTGCCTTCAGGAATGCAAAAGCCCGGTCGACAAGATGCCCTCGGACGTATTCGCCGCATTGGGCTACACCCACGTCGTGGCGCGCGGGCAGAAGGGCTATAACGGCGTCGCGATCTATTCGAAGATCCCGATGGTGGACGCAGGCTCGCACGAATTCGCGGGCCTCGATCACGCTCGCCACATCGCCGGGCGGCTGGAGAATGGCGTGACCATCCACAACTTCTACGTCCCCGCCGGCGGGGACGAGCCGAACCGCGAAAAGAACATCAAGTTCGGCCAGAAGCTCGACTATCTCACCGATATGCGGGACTGGGCCCATGCTGACAAACCCGCGAAATCCATCCTTGTGGGTGATCTGAACATCGCCCCGCGCGAGGATGACGTCTGGGACCACAAGAAACTGCTCAAGGTCGTTTCCCACACGCCGATCGAGGTCGACCACATGGCCGAGGTCCAGGACGCGGGCGCTTGGGTCGATGTCACCCGCGCCGACATCCCCGAAGGAAAATTGTTCAGCTGGTGGTCCTATCGCTCGCCCGATTGGGACAATGCCGACAAGGGCCGCCGCCTCGACCACATCTGGGCCACGCCGGATATTTCCAACGCGGCGCATTCCTCTCGCATCGCCCGCCACGTCCGCGGATGGGAGAAACCGTCCGATCATGCGCCAGTCTTTGCAACATTCGACCTCTAG
- the trxA gene encoding thioredoxin, which yields MLELGQSPEATPTDLIKDVTDATFMADVVEASQQVPVIVDFWAPWCGPCKVLGPQLEEAVIAAKGKVRMVKINVDENQQIAAQLRVQSIPTVYAFHEGQPVDGFQGAVPESQIKEFVSKLAAMSKEDGGLGEALEAAEEMLTEGAHDDAAQTFAAILGEEPENVVATAGLARAHLAMGQVDEAEQLLSTAPDKIFNAPELEAVRAQIALARQAETAGPLAELQAAVDANPDDQAARFDLAQALHAAGEVEQAVDHLLELFRRDRNWNDEAAKTQLFTIFDALPPQDPIALNGRRRLSSMIFA from the coding sequence ATGCTCGAACTTGGCCAATCCCCTGAAGCGACCCCCACCGATCTGATCAAGGACGTCACCGACGCCACCTTCATGGCCGACGTGGTGGAGGCCAGCCAACAGGTCCCCGTGATCGTCGATTTCTGGGCCCCCTGGTGCGGCCCCTGCAAGGTCCTTGGGCCGCAGTTGGAAGAGGCCGTGATCGCCGCCAAGGGCAAGGTGCGGATGGTGAAGATCAACGTCGACGAAAACCAACAGATTGCCGCGCAGCTTCGCGTGCAGTCGATCCCTACGGTCTATGCCTTTCATGAAGGCCAGCCCGTTGATGGCTTCCAGGGCGCGGTCCCGGAAAGCCAGATCAAGGAATTCGTGTCCAAGCTTGCCGCGATGTCGAAGGAAGACGGCGGCCTTGGTGAAGCGCTTGAGGCGGCCGAGGAGATGCTGACCGAGGGCGCGCATGATGACGCCGCCCAGACCTTCGCGGCGATCCTTGGCGAAGAGCCCGAGAATGTGGTTGCTACCGCAGGCCTTGCGCGCGCGCATCTTGCCATGGGGCAGGTCGATGAGGCCGAGCAATTGCTGTCCACCGCGCCGGACAAGATCTTCAACGCGCCCGAACTGGAAGCCGTCCGCGCACAGATCGCGCTGGCCCGCCAGGCCGAGACGGCAGGCCCTTTGGCCGAGCTGCAAGCCGCCGTCGACGCCAACCCGGACGACCAAGCCGCGCGGTTTGATCTGGCCCAGGCGCTCCATGCCGCCGGTGAGGTCGAGCAAGCCGTGGACCATTTGCTGGAACTGTTCCGTCGTGATCGCAACTGGAATGATGAGGCCGCCAAGACCCAGCTTTTCACCATTTTCGACGCGCTGCCGCCGCAGGATCCCATTGCCCTGAACGGTCGGCGTAGACTCAGCTCGATGATATTTGCCTGA
- a CDS encoding LON peptidase substrate-binding domain-containing protein, with amino-acid sequence MMKHSDLPGTIPIFPLPGALLLPRARLPLHIFEPRYLQMIEDTMKTSHRLIGMVQPFEAPGSGEQKLHHIGCAGRLTQFSETEDGRYMVTLAGMSRFRISGEVSGFAPYRRCDVSWEGFNADLGPTETDKAFDRDRFLDLLNRYFEAQDLSTDWDSLKDAEDELLINSLSMLCPFDPEEKQALLEAPSLSTRRETLVTLLEFALAAGSDEERMQ; translated from the coding sequence ATGATGAAACACTCTGACCTTCCGGGAACGATCCCGATCTTCCCGCTGCCCGGGGCGCTGCTGCTGCCCCGCGCACGCTTGCCGCTGCATATCTTCGAACCGCGCTATCTCCAGATGATCGAGGATACGATGAAGACGTCCCATCGTCTCATCGGGATGGTGCAACCCTTTGAAGCGCCCGGCTCGGGCGAGCAGAAGTTGCACCACATCGGTTGTGCCGGGCGTCTGACCCAGTTCTCGGAAACCGAGGATGGGCGCTACATGGTCACGCTGGCGGGCATGTCCCGGTTCCGGATCAGCGGAGAGGTTTCGGGCTTCGCGCCCTACCGCCGCTGTGATGTGTCGTGGGAGGGGTTCAACGCGGACCTCGGCCCGACCGAGACGGACAAGGCCTTTGACCGCGACAGGTTCCTCGACCTTCTGAACCGCTATTTCGAGGCGCAGGACCTGTCCACCGATTGGGACAGCCTGAAAGATGCCGAGGATGAGTTGCTGATCAACTCCCTGTCAATGCTTTGCCCTTTCGATCCCGAGGAAAAGCAGGCCCTTTTGGAGGCTCCGTCGCTTTCCACCCGGCGCGAGACGCTGGTGACTTTGCTTGAATTCGCGCTGGCCGCAGGCTCGGACGAAGAGCGGATGCAATGA
- a CDS encoding Trm112 family protein, giving the protein MSTIPPEQDPGSGEEQGAKTPIDRRMLEALVCPMTQAPLTYDKAKQELISKAAHLAYPIRGGIPIMLEEEARKLD; this is encoded by the coding sequence ATGAGCACGATACCGCCCGAGCAAGACCCAGGATCGGGGGAGGAGCAGGGCGCAAAGACCCCCATCGACCGCCGCATGCTTGAAGCGCTGGTCTGCCCCATGACGCAGGCCCCCCTGACCTACGACAAGGCCAAGCAAGAGCTGATTTCCAAAGCCGCCCACCTCGCCTATCCGATCCGGGGCGGCATTCCGATCATGTTGGAAGAAGAAGCCCGCAAGCTGGACTAA